One genomic segment of Bacteroidota bacterium includes these proteins:
- a CDS encoding response regulator transcription factor encodes MITADPSDINILVVDDEEDVVEVVSHFLEQEGYTVQKAFDGEEALTKATAEIDLIILDIMLPGLDGYEVCKTLRSRAETETIPIIFLSAKIEEEDQVKGLMLGGDDYLTKPASPQVIMAHVKAVLRRMGVDESRVIQINNLTIYEDEYRAALDEKDLGLTLTEFELLRYLVRHPRKAFTRQQLLETIWKDAMMVTERTVDAHIKNLREKLGGFAQHIQTVRGVGYRFVEDGAPEE; translated from the coding sequence ATGATCACTGCTGACCCCTCTGATATAAATATCCTCGTCGTGGACGACGAAGAAGACGTAGTAGAAGTTGTAAGTCATTTCCTGGAGCAGGAAGGATATACGGTACAGAAGGCTTTTGACGGAGAAGAAGCCTTAACCAAAGCCACCGCAGAAATTGACCTTATCATACTGGACATTATGTTACCTGGCCTCGACGGGTATGAAGTCTGCAAAACGCTTCGCTCTCGGGCTGAAACAGAGACCATTCCCATTATCTTCCTGAGTGCCAAAATTGAGGAAGAAGACCAGGTTAAAGGCTTGATGCTGGGTGGTGATGACTATCTCACCAAGCCGGCCTCTCCGCAGGTAATCATGGCCCACGTAAAAGCGGTACTTCGCCGCATGGGGGTTGATGAAAGCCGCGTTATCCAGATCAACAACCTGACCATCTATGAAGATGAGTACCGGGCTGCGCTGGATGAAAAAGACCTTGGCCTGACGCTTACCGAGTTTGAGTTGCTCCGGTACCTTGTCCGCCACCCACGGAAAGCGTTCACCCGCCAGCAATTGCTGGAAACCATCTGGAAAGATGCCATGATGGTCACAGAACGTACTGTTGACGCCCACATCAAAAACCTTCGGGAAAAACTGGGCGGGTTTGCGCAGCATATCCAAACGGTTCGCGGTGTTGGCTACAGGTTCGTGGAAGACGGCGCACCTGAGGAATAA